A genomic segment from Nicotiana tabacum cultivar K326 chromosome 9, ASM71507v2, whole genome shotgun sequence encodes:
- the LOC107763033 gene encoding uncharacterized protein LOC107763033, with the protein MAQPKKTLKNLIPLFILLTLSALFLFSFHPSNLNSTKSFSFNPYNNPQTHQNFTFIIKVLTFNRFESLSRCLNSLSKAKYDNHVVHLHIYIDHFQDSSKGYVEIDQRLNLAKKILDFVDGFNWEFGEKLVHYRTSNAGLQAQWLETWWPSSDDEFAFVVEDDLELSPLYFRFLKSLIENYYFNVSNYSPMIYGASLQRPRFVAGKHGKKMQIDDGTQLFLYQLVGTWGQLLFPRPWKEFRIWYDTHKSKGLKPVLNGMVTTGWYKKMGERIWTPWFIKFIHARGYFNIYTNLLHERAFSVSHRDAGVNYGKSAGPDSSLVDEKFFDLTLLKLQSLHNLKWYDFCFREVFPGRTVHSSDDLVPVLHAVQTLKTIIFVNLQQVSDSITRNLLCHFERFNIQNYVLLGPQSDLLLDLARRGYPVIDTDQFFDSIRLQNSINFDKSHEKLGKEIIVKAHVIRKSLELKYSTWVVDSDVIPLSGDSFLDSNDPANDFSLGKNFKLIFIRNSSSALKVWVDDVLDKVVALVASLKTRGSIATGGNFVNLVGKLLEQKRTAFNRVDETDFSLNISYMDSNQTSSRNGKKFAFWSPEIGSETIQKRLEQFAMWVVDSDLSCNAVVCHPS; encoded by the exons ATGGCACAACCCAAGAAAACCCTGAAAAATTTGATCCCACTTTTCATTCTCCTTACTCTTTCTGCTCTTTTCCTCTTCTCTTTTCACCCATCAAACTTAAATTCCACCAAATCTTTCTCCTTTAACCCCTACAACAACCCCCAAACTCACCAAAACTTCACTTTCATCATCAAAGTTCTCACCTTTAATCGCTTTGAGTCCCTTTCAAGGTGCCTAAATTCACTTTCCAAAGCAAAATATGATAACCATGTTGTTCATTTACATATCTACATTGATCATTTTCAAGATTCCTCAAAAGGGTATGTGGAAATTGACCAAAGATTGAATCTTGCgaaaaaaattcttgattttgttgATGGGTTTAATTGGGAATTTGGTGAAAAGTTGGTGCACTATAGGACTTCAAATGCTGGACTTCAGGCTCAGTGGTTGGAAACTTGGTGGCCTAGTTCAGATGATGAATTTGCATTTGTTGTGGAGGATGATCTTGAATTGTCACCTCTTTATTTTAGGTTCTTGAAAAGTTTGATTGAGAACTATTATTTTAATGTGTCCAATTATAGTCCTATGATTTATGGAGCTTCCTTGCAGCGGCCAAGGTTTGTTGCAG GTAAACATGGAAAGAAGATGCAGATTGATGATGGAACTCAACTTTTCTTGTACCAGTTGGTCGGCACTTGGGGTCAACTTCTGTTTCCAAGACCTTGGAAAGAATTCCGCATATGGTATGACACACACAAGTCCAAGGGATTGAAGCCAGTTCTTAACGGCATG GTGACTACAGGATGGTACAAAAAGATGGGGGAAAGAATCTGGACACCTTGGTTCATCAAATTTATCCATGCCCGTGGTTACTTTAATATTTATACCAACCTTTTGCATGAGCGAGCTTTTAGTGTGTCTCACCGTGATGCTGGTGTTAACTATGGGAAATCAGCTGGGCCAGATTCTTCTTTAGTGGACGAGAAGTTTTTTGATCTCACCCTTTTGAAGCTGCAGTCTTTGCACAATCTGAAATGGTACGATTTCTGTTTCAGAGAAGTCTTTCCTGGTAGAACTGTACACAGTTCTGATGATCTGGTCCCCGTTCTTCATGCGGTTCAGACATTGAAGACTATAATATTTGTGAACCTACAACAGGTGTCAGACTCAATTACTAGGAATCTTCTCTGCCACTTTGAAAGATTTAATATCCAAAACTATGTCTTGTTGGGTCCACAGTCGGATTTGCTTCTTGATCTTGCGAGAAGGGGTTATCCGGTGATTGACACAGATCAATTTTTTGACAGTATTAGGTTACAAAACTCGATCAACTTTGACAAATCGCATGAAAAATTGGGTAAAGAGATTATTGTGAAGGCCCATGTAATAAGAAAGTCATTGGAACTTAAATACAGCACATGGGTTGTGGATAGTGATGTGATTCCTCTCAGCGGTGATTCATTTCTTGATTCTAATGATCCGGCTAATGACTTTTCCTTGGGGAAGAACTTTAAACTTATCTTCATTAGAAATTCATCCTCAGCTTTAAAAGTTTGGGTTGATGATGTTTTGGACAAAGTTGTTGCTTTGGTTGCCTCTTTGAAGACAAGAGGTTCAATTGCGACAGGGGGAAATTTTGTAAATTTAGTCGGGAAGTTATTGGAACAAAAGAGAACTGCATTTAACAGGGTTGATGAAACTGATTTTAGTTTGAACATCAGTTATATGGATTCTAACCAAACCTCTTCAAGGAATGGAAAGAAGTTTGCCTTTTGGTCACCTGAGATAGGTTCAGAGACGATACAAAAACGACTTGAACAGTTTGCTATGTGGGTTGTGGATAGCGATTTATCTTGTAATGCAGTTGTTTGTCATCCATCATAG